One genomic window of Streptomyces sp. WP-1 includes the following:
- a CDS encoding GDSL-type esterase/lipase family protein gives MHTTALTADLVRGALDLERTERGLLPHRLPARARAQCADPQLALAESQPAGVRLVFRTRATTVELDTLPTKRVYTGLPPRPDGVYDLLVDGRPAGSASAAGGDVLTIDMATGSTEHTPGPVATVRFGGLPDTPKDVEIWLPHNERTELVALRSDAPVTAVPDRGRKVWLHHGSSISHGSDAASPTTTWPALAAALGGVELINLGLGGSALLDPFTARALRDTPADLISVKLGINVVNSDLMRLRAFGPAVHGFLDTIREGHPDTPLLVVSPVLCPMHEDTPGPTAWDLAALAEGRLAFHASGDPAETAAGKLTLGVVRAELARIVRERAAEDGQLFHLDGRELYGEADFAELPLADGLHPGAAAHRRIGERFATVAFGRGGAFSSSAG, from the coding sequence ATGCACACCACCGCCCTCACCGCCGACCTCGTACGCGGGGCCCTCGACCTCGAACGCACCGAGCGGGGACTGCTGCCGCACCGGCTGCCCGCCAGGGCCCGCGCCCAGTGCGCCGACCCGCAGCTCGCCCTGGCCGAGTCGCAGCCCGCCGGGGTACGGCTGGTGTTCCGCACCCGCGCCACCACCGTCGAGCTGGACACCCTGCCGACCAAGCGGGTCTACACCGGCCTTCCCCCGCGCCCCGACGGGGTGTACGACCTGCTGGTGGACGGACGCCCGGCGGGCAGCGCCAGCGCGGCCGGGGGTGACGTGCTCACCATCGACATGGCCACCGGGAGCACGGAGCACACGCCGGGCCCGGTCGCCACCGTACGGTTCGGCGGGCTGCCGGACACGCCCAAGGACGTGGAGATCTGGCTGCCGCACAACGAGCGGACCGAGCTGGTCGCGCTGCGCTCCGACGCCCCGGTGACGGCCGTACCGGACCGGGGCCGCAAGGTCTGGCTGCACCACGGCAGTTCGATCAGCCACGGCTCCGACGCCGCGAGCCCCACCACCACGTGGCCGGCGCTGGCCGCCGCTCTCGGCGGGGTTGAGCTGATCAATCTGGGCCTCGGCGGCAGCGCGCTGCTCGACCCGTTCACCGCCCGCGCGCTGCGGGACACCCCGGCCGATCTGATCAGCGTCAAGCTGGGCATCAACGTCGTCAACAGCGACCTGATGCGGCTGCGCGCTTTCGGGCCCGCGGTGCACGGCTTCCTCGACACGATCCGCGAGGGGCACCCGGACACACCGCTGCTCGTCGTCTCGCCGGTGCTGTGCCCGATGCACGAGGACACGCCCGGGCCCACGGCCTGGGATCTCGCGGCGCTCGCCGAGGGCAGGCTCGCGTTCCATGCCTCCGGTGATCCGGCGGAGACGGCGGCCGGCAAGCTCACGCTCGGGGTCGTGCGGGCGGAGCTTGCGCGGATCGTGCGGGAGCGGGCGGCCGAGGACGGCCAGCTGTTCCATCTCGACGGGCGCGAGCTGTACGGCGAGGCCGACTTCGCGGAACTTCCGCTGGCGGACGGGCTCCACCCGGGCGCGGCGGCGCATCGCAGGATCGGTGAGCGGTTCGCGACGGTGGCCTTCGGCCGGGGTGGCGCGTTCTCGTCATCGGCGGGGTGA
- a CDS encoding class F sortase: MAADPSPAQPPEPEPDASGAARGGRLVLWGVAILFLAVSMFGGHHGSFPAPRATPASGASSTGRAPVRVGLPRSEPVRLVIPKIGVDAPFTQLTLSATGQLQPPPAANTNLVGWYAGGAAPGEKGTAIIAGHVDTKVSAAVFVNLDQLDTGDRFSVERADGRTANFVVDSASTFAKDDFPSDRVYADTSRPEARLITCAGDYDHTAKDYTDNLVVFAHLV; encoded by the coding sequence ATGGCAGCGGATCCGTCCCCCGCGCAGCCCCCCGAACCGGAGCCGGACGCGTCAGGTGCCGCTCGTGGCGGGCGGCTGGTGCTCTGGGGGGTGGCGATCCTCTTCCTCGCCGTCAGCATGTTCGGCGGGCATCACGGATCGTTCCCGGCGCCGCGGGCGACCCCGGCCTCCGGGGCCAGCTCCACGGGGCGCGCCCCGGTGCGTGTGGGGCTGCCCCGGTCGGAGCCGGTCAGGCTGGTCATCCCGAAGATCGGCGTCGACGCCCCCTTCACGCAGCTGACGCTCAGTGCCACGGGGCAGCTCCAGCCGCCGCCCGCGGCGAACACCAATCTCGTCGGCTGGTACGCCGGGGGCGCCGCACCCGGCGAGAAGGGCACCGCCATCATCGCCGGGCACGTGGACACCAAGGTCTCCGCGGCCGTCTTCGTCAACCTCGACCAACTGGACACCGGCGACCGCTTCTCCGTGGAGCGCGCCGACGGCCGCACCGCGAACTTCGTGGTGGACAGCGCCTCGACCTTCGCCAAGGACGACTTCCCGAGCGACCGCGTCTACGCCGACACCTCCCGCCCCGAGGCCCGCCTCATCACCTGCGCCGGCGACTACGACCACACGGCCAAGGACTACACCGACAACCTGGTGGTCTTCGCCCACCTCGTATGA
- a CDS encoding fructosamine kinase family protein translates to MVTRDEDPGQAASRLTGRPVGAARGLSGSPVEVLLDDGTPVMVKRADAPGAVRAEVAGLRWLAAAGAVRVPEVLGHDERWMVTERVATGEPDAKAALRFGQALAALHASGAPRFGSAPPGGPKDAYIGLAPMRNTEGAEWSGWYAEHRVLPYVRGAVGRGTLRPGEAAVFERLCARLPELAGPAEPPARLHGDLWNGNVLWGADGEVRLIDPAAHGGHRETDLAMLQLFGCPHLDRVLAGYRESAPLADGWRERVGVHQLFPLLVHAVLFGRGYAEQALSVARGALAV, encoded by the coding sequence GTGGTCACGCGAGACGAGGATCCTGGACAGGCGGCGTCCCGGCTCACCGGGCGCCCCGTCGGCGCGGCGCGGGGGCTGTCCGGGTCGCCCGTGGAGGTGCTGCTGGACGACGGCACCCCGGTGATGGTCAAGCGCGCCGACGCCCCCGGTGCGGTCCGCGCGGAGGTGGCGGGGCTGCGCTGGCTGGCCGCGGCGGGCGCCGTACGGGTGCCGGAGGTGCTCGGGCACGACGAGCGCTGGATGGTGACCGAGCGGGTGGCGACCGGGGAACCCGACGCGAAGGCTGCGCTCCGTTTCGGTCAGGCCCTGGCCGCCCTGCACGCGTCCGGCGCGCCCCGCTTCGGTTCGGCGCCGCCCGGCGGCCCGAAGGACGCGTACATCGGGCTCGCACCCATGCGCAACACCGAGGGCGCCGAGTGGTCCGGCTGGTACGCCGAGCACCGGGTGCTGCCGTACGTGCGCGGCGCGGTCGGGCGCGGGACGCTCCGGCCGGGCGAGGCGGCGGTGTTCGAGCGGCTCTGCGCCCGGCTGCCGGAACTGGCGGGGCCCGCGGAACCGCCCGCGCGGCTGCACGGCGACCTGTGGAACGGCAATGTGCTGTGGGGCGCCGACGGCGAGGTGCGGCTCATCGACCCGGCCGCGCACGGCGGGCACCGGGAGACCGATCTGGCGATGCTCCAGCTCTTCGGCTGCCCGCACCTCGACCGGGTCCTCGCGGGGTACCGGGAATCGGCGCCGCTCGCCGACGGCTGGCGCGAACGCGTCGGCGTCCACCAGCTCTTCCCGCTCCTCGTGCACGCGGTGCTGTTCGGCCGCGGATACGCGGAGCAGGCACTGTCCGTGGCGCGCGGGGCACTCGCTGTGTGA
- the tgmA gene encoding putative ATP-grasp-modified RiPP, whose translation MQPFTLNYARPAVQLEVTVPYAYDSGLQLNVLPDGRIAATDHATLRALGTTTSTAGSKTHFDD comes from the coding sequence ATGCAACCGTTCACGCTCAACTACGCGCGCCCGGCTGTGCAGTTGGAAGTAACCGTTCCGTACGCGTACGACTCCGGACTGCAGTTGAACGTCCTCCCGGACGGGCGGATCGCCGCGACGGACCACGCGACCCTGCGCGCGCTGGGGACCACGACCTCGACCGCCGGTTCCAAGACGCACTTCGACGACTGA
- the tgmB gene encoding ATP-grasp ribosomal peptide maturase has product MTVLILTSDEDVTADMVVLRLREAQVPVVRLDPADLTDGVALSGEYAHGACHGQLSVGGRLVDLDGLRSVWVRRPGAAAARAAQPSAWLTEESAQALYGMLRCTDARWMNHPDAARRARYKPWQLRHAQRSGLGVPATLITTFPGAAREFAERHPDLVVKPVSGAHPQEPPRAVPTSRVAPDADFSAVAYGPTLLQQRVVKQADIRLTAVGDTLLAARKPVDPDAHPDDVDVRFAPSVSPWLPVTVPAWVAEGVLRYLRGAELAYGAFDFAEDADGVWWFLECNQSGQFGFVEMDTGQPIAATIAEWLAGDGLSGDGRTNAATGAGR; this is encoded by the coding sequence ATGACCGTGCTCATCCTGACCAGTGACGAAGACGTGACGGCGGACATGGTGGTCCTCCGCCTCCGCGAGGCCCAGGTGCCCGTCGTCCGGCTCGACCCCGCCGATCTGACCGACGGGGTCGCGCTGTCGGGCGAGTACGCGCACGGCGCCTGCCACGGGCAACTGTCCGTCGGCGGGCGCCTGGTGGACCTGGACGGCCTGCGCTCCGTCTGGGTGCGCAGGCCCGGGGCGGCGGCGGCGCGCGCCGCCCAGCCGTCCGCCTGGCTGACCGAGGAGTCCGCGCAGGCGCTGTACGGCATGCTCCGCTGCACGGACGCACGCTGGATGAACCATCCGGACGCCGCCCGCCGCGCCCGGTACAAGCCCTGGCAGCTTCGGCACGCCCAGCGCAGCGGACTCGGCGTGCCGGCCACACTGATCACCACGTTCCCGGGCGCGGCAAGGGAGTTCGCGGAGCGTCACCCGGACCTGGTGGTCAAGCCGGTCTCCGGAGCGCATCCGCAGGAGCCGCCGCGGGCGGTGCCGACCAGCAGGGTCGCGCCGGACGCGGACTTCTCGGCGGTCGCCTACGGCCCGACGCTGCTCCAGCAACGCGTCGTGAAGCAGGCCGACATCCGGCTCACCGCCGTCGGCGACACCCTGCTGGCGGCCCGCAAGCCGGTGGATCCGGACGCCCATCCCGACGACGTGGACGTCCGGTTCGCCCCGTCCGTGTCACCGTGGCTGCCGGTGACGGTGCCCGCGTGGGTCGCCGAGGGGGTCCTGCGCTATCTCCGGGGAGCGGAACTGGCGTACGGTGCGTTCGACTTCGCGGAGGACGCGGACGGCGTCTGGTGGTTCCTGGAGTGCAACCAGTCCGGCCAGTTCGGGTTCGTGGAGATGGACACCGGGCAGCCGATCGCCGCGACCATCGCCGAATGGCTCGCGGGGGACGGGCTTTCGGGGGACGGACGGACGAACGCCGCCACGGGCGCGGGCCGTTGA
- a CDS encoding Gfo/Idh/MocA family protein produces MRIGLLGTGPWATAAYAPALAGHPGLEFAGVWGRRPEAAAELAQRYDVRPYADVDALLADVDAVAVALPPSVQAPLAARAARAGRHLLLDKPLALSVADARAVAEEAERTGVASVVFFTARFQKEPQAWIEEQAALAGWFTARAHWLGAVFTTDSPFAASPWRQEKGALWDLGPHALSVLMPILGDVTRVVAAGHGPQGTVHLILDHAAGASSTVTLSQTVPPAAAGTEYELRGESGATVMPAASEDAVTALTRAADALLVSAGTGRPHPCDASFGLRVTEILAAAEARLAAHTE; encoded by the coding sequence ATGCGCATCGGACTGCTGGGAACGGGCCCCTGGGCGACGGCGGCCTACGCCCCCGCCCTCGCCGGGCACCCCGGCCTGGAGTTCGCCGGGGTGTGGGGCCGCCGCCCGGAGGCGGCCGCCGAGCTGGCCCAGCGGTACGACGTCAGGCCGTACGCCGACGTGGACGCGCTGCTGGCCGACGTGGACGCGGTAGCGGTCGCCCTGCCGCCCTCCGTGCAGGCCCCGCTGGCGGCGCGGGCGGCGCGGGCCGGGCGGCATCTGCTCCTCGACAAGCCGCTCGCGCTGTCGGTCGCCGACGCGCGTGCGGTGGCCGAGGAGGCGGAGCGTACCGGGGTGGCCTCGGTGGTGTTCTTCACCGCGCGCTTCCAGAAGGAGCCCCAGGCGTGGATCGAGGAACAGGCCGCGCTGGCGGGCTGGTTCACGGCGCGGGCGCACTGGCTGGGGGCGGTGTTCACGACCGACAGCCCCTTCGCGGCCTCTCCGTGGCGTCAGGAGAAGGGCGCGCTGTGGGACCTGGGCCCGCACGCGCTGTCCGTGCTGATGCCGATCCTCGGTGACGTCACCCGGGTGGTGGCGGCGGGCCACGGCCCGCAAGGCACCGTGCACCTGATCCTCGACCATGCCGCCGGGGCCTCCAGCACGGTCACCCTCAGCCAGACGGTGCCACCGGCGGCCGCGGGCACCGAGTACGAGCTGCGCGGCGAATCCGGCGCCACGGTCATGCCCGCCGCCTCCGAGGACGCCGTCACCGCCCTCACCCGAGCCGCCGACGCCCTCCTGGTCTCCGCCGGGACCGGCCGCCCGCACCCCTGCGACGCGTCCTTCGGTCTGCGGGTCACGGAGATCCTGGCGGCGGCGGAGGCCCGCCTGGCGGCGCACACGGAGTGA